In the Pseudomonadota bacterium genome, one interval contains:
- a CDS encoding alpha/beta hydrolase, whose amino-acid sequence MTKAVWDKRAVANGPARVEYRIAGKGKTIVSLPGLGRTTEDHLPLGERLIAAGYRVVLPMPRGMGGSTGPLTGITLHDLAADVAKVIEAVGDIPAILCGHAYGNRVARLIATDRPDLVSHLVLFTASGKVAGTPEVVAAIERVKNPALPIEERRKAALVSMVGPTRDPTVWLDGWNDPIAKACQAALRAVPTEEWWTGGKAKVLVIQGLADKSSPPVNGRMLKEELGERCTLVELDGVGHSVPVEAPDEVAAAMIAYLKKQHLAAA is encoded by the coding sequence ATGACGAAAGCCGTTTGGGACAAGCGGGCGGTCGCCAATGGGCCGGCGCGCGTCGAATACCGGATCGCCGGCAAGGGCAAGACCATCGTCTCGCTGCCAGGGCTCGGGCGCACGACGGAAGACCACCTTCCCTTGGGCGAGCGGCTGATCGCCGCCGGCTACCGCGTCGTCTTGCCGATGCCCCGCGGCATGGGCGGCAGCACCGGGCCGCTGACAGGGATTACGCTCCACGATCTTGCCGCCGACGTGGCCAAGGTGATCGAGGCTGTGGGCGACATCCCGGCGATCCTCTGCGGCCACGCCTATGGCAACCGCGTCGCCCGGCTGATCGCGACCGACCGGCCGGATCTGGTGTCCCACCTCGTTCTGTTCACCGCGAGCGGCAAGGTCGCCGGCACGCCCGAGGTGGTGGCGGCGATCGAGCGGGTGAAGAACCCGGCGCTGCCGATCGAGGAGCGCCGCAAGGCAGCGCTCGTCTCCATGGTGGGGCCCACGCGCGACCCCACGGTCTGGCTCGACGGCTGGAACGACCCGATCGCCAAGGCCTGCCAGGCAGCGCTCCGCGCCGTGCCGACCGAGGAATGGTGGACCGGCGGCAAGGCCAAGGTCCTGGTGATCCAAGGCCTCGCCGACAAGTCCTCGCCGCCGGTCAATGGTCGGATGCTGAAGGAAGAGCTCGGCGAGCGCTGCACCCTGGTCGAGCTGGACGGTGTGGGCCATTCGGTGCCGGTGGAGGCGCCGGACGAGGTCGCCGCCGCGATGATCGCGTATCTCAAGAAGCAGCATCTCGCCGCGGCGTGA
- a CDS encoding ABC transporter substrate-binding protein yields the protein MSRQTSASMVPLIAGFLAAAVLAPMEAAAQQKVLKVVPMSEPKVLDMHQSAVNPTSMHVAMVYDTLFTVDADLIARPQMVGNYTVSADKLKYTFTLRPGLKFHDGTPVTSKDVIQTWKRQFVRDTQIGKLAEAVASYDKVDDNTFTLTLKEPFGFVEYLISGTKSIEDGIMREKEALTDPYTPVTTMIGSGPFTFNTAEYVMGAKLVYDKNRAYVPRNEPPSGQAGGKVVKVDRVEYVIIPDAATAYAALRKGEIDFIDAASLDLIKTVENDPNIVIGEVWPVETYGVLRPNSLHPPFNNVKARQALAHMVQQSDYLELAFGDKKWWHECYAFWVCGTPNGTEAGSEAYRKQNLDLARQLVKESGYDGKPVVIIGGADIPAYNAWSQLTASLLKQIGFNVDMQMTDWGVVAVRRAKKDPPAQGGWNLFHTNANGAHLASPLTSPSTIMTCDGKNFVGWPCDEVVEKMRDQYVRETDPAKQKVLVEQMHKRLWEVMPYVTLGQFRQPFLWRKNITGVLKTGTLVFWNIDKS from the coding sequence ATGTCCCGTCAGACCTCGGCCTCGATGGTCCCGCTTATCGCCGGCTTCCTCGCCGCTGCTGTGCTCGCACCCATGGAGGCCGCCGCCCAGCAGAAAGTGCTGAAGGTGGTGCCGATGTCGGAGCCCAAGGTGCTCGACATGCACCAATCGGCGGTCAACCCGACCTCGATGCACGTGGCCATGGTCTATGACACGCTGTTCACGGTGGATGCGGACCTGATCGCCCGCCCGCAGATGGTCGGCAACTACACGGTCTCCGCCGACAAGCTCAAATACACCTTCACCCTCAGGCCCGGCCTCAAGTTCCACGACGGCACGCCGGTCACATCCAAGGACGTGATCCAGACCTGGAAGCGGCAATTCGTCCGCGACACCCAGATCGGCAAGCTGGCCGAGGCGGTGGCGTCCTACGACAAGGTCGACGACAACACCTTCACGCTCACGCTGAAGGAGCCCTTCGGCTTCGTCGAGTATCTCATCAGCGGCACCAAGAGCATCGAAGACGGGATCATGCGCGAGAAGGAGGCGCTGACCGACCCCTACACCCCGGTCACCACCATGATCGGCTCCGGCCCGTTCACCTTCAACACCGCCGAATACGTAATGGGCGCCAAGCTGGTCTACGACAAGAATCGCGCCTACGTGCCCCGCAACGAGCCGCCGAGCGGCCAGGCCGGCGGCAAGGTGGTCAAGGTGGACCGGGTGGAGTACGTGATCATTCCCGATGCAGCGACGGCCTATGCGGCCTTGAGGAAGGGCGAGATCGACTTCATCGACGCCGCTTCGCTCGATCTCATCAAGACCGTCGAGAACGATCCCAACATCGTCATCGGCGAGGTCTGGCCGGTCGAGACCTATGGTGTACTCAGGCCCAACTCGCTGCATCCGCCCTTCAACAACGTGAAGGCGCGCCAGGCTCTCGCCCATATGGTGCAGCAGAGCGACTATCTCGAGCTCGCGTTCGGCGACAAGAAATGGTGGCACGAGTGCTACGCCTTCTGGGTCTGCGGCACGCCCAACGGCACCGAGGCGGGCTCCGAGGCCTACCGCAAGCAGAATCTCGATCTCGCCCGGCAGCTGGTGAAAGAATCCGGCTATGACGGCAAGCCGGTGGTGATTATCGGCGGCGCCGACATCCCCGCCTACAATGCCTGGTCGCAGCTCACCGCCAGCCTCCTGAAGCAGATCGGCTTCAACGTCGACATGCAGATGACCGATTGGGGTGTGGTCGCGGTCCGGCGCGCGAAGAAGGATCCGCCGGCGCAGGGCGGTTGGAACCTGTTCCACACCAACGCCAACGGCGCGCATCTGGCGAGCCCGCTCACCAGCCCGTCCACGATCATGACCTGCGACGGCAAGAACTTCGTCGGCTGGCCCTGCGACGAGGTGGTGGAGAAGATGCGCGACCAGTACGTCCGCGAGACCGACCCGGCGAAGCAGAAGGTGCTGGTCGAGCAGATGCACAAGCGTCTCTGGGAGGTGATGCCCTATGTGACCTTGGGCCAGTTCCGGCAGCCCTTCCTGTGGCGCAAAAACATCACCGGCGTGCTCAAGACCGGCACGCTGGTCTTCTGGAACATCGACAAGAGCTGA
- the pssA gene encoding CDP-diacylglycerol--serine O-phosphatidyltransferase, whose translation MMLRRRPHRFRPSRIKGLSFNRLIPNIFTVLALCAGLTAIRFGLQERWQAAVALVVIAAILDGLDGRLARLLGGTSKFGAELDSLSDFLSFGVTPAILIYLWTFQGFSGFVGFGWATVLFFSTCCALRLARFNTKIGEEMPAWAYNYFTGVPAPAGAGLALLPMIVSFEVGSGLFSQPILNAIWLVLVGLLFISRIPTFAFKRVKVPHHYVLPTLVGVGVLTAALASAPWVTLSLAGAAYIASIPFSMRSFQHLQREAARVEAAAGMPVEPAEPPPTLPRP comes from the coding sequence ATGATGCTGCGCCGCCGACCCCACCGCTTCCGCCCGTCCAGGATCAAGGGGTTGTCCTTCAATCGGCTCATTCCCAACATCTTCACCGTGTTGGCGCTCTGCGCCGGCCTGACCGCGATCCGCTTCGGTCTGCAGGAGCGTTGGCAAGCCGCGGTGGCGCTCGTGGTCATCGCCGCCATTCTCGATGGTCTCGACGGCAGGCTCGCCCGTCTCCTCGGCGGCACCAGCAAGTTCGGCGCCGAGCTCGACTCGCTCTCCGACTTCCTCAGCTTCGGCGTGACTCCAGCGATCCTGATCTACCTTTGGACCTTCCAGGGCTTCTCCGGCTTTGTCGGCTTCGGCTGGGCGACAGTGCTGTTCTTCAGCACCTGCTGCGCCTTGAGGCTGGCGCGCTTCAACACCAAGATCGGCGAGGAGATGCCGGCCTGGGCCTACAACTATTTCACCGGCGTGCCGGCGCCGGCGGGCGCGGGCCTGGCCCTGCTGCCGATGATCGTCAGCTTCGAGGTCGGCAGCGGCCTCTTCTCCCAGCCGATCTTGAATGCGATCTGGCTGGTGCTGGTCGGACTCCTTTTCATCAGCCGCATTCCCACTTTCGCCTTCAAGAGGGTGAAGGTGCCGCACCACTACGTGCTGCCGACGCTGGTGGGCGTCGGTGTGCTGACGGCAGCACTGGCGAGCGCCCCCTGGGTCACCCTGTCGTTGGCCGGCGCTGCCTATATCGCCAGCATCCCCTTCAGCATGCGCAGCTTCCAGCATCTCCAGCGCGAGGCCGCCCGGGTCGAAGCCGCCGCCGGGATGCCGGTCGAGCCCGCCGAGCCGCCGCCGACCCTGCCGCGGCCGTAA
- a CDS encoding ABC transporter substrate-binding protein, which yields MPMGTKNASRLTTWLAVAVATAMPGAAIAQQKVLRVVPATDLKVIDPFQTTAMASKMHSALVYDQLFGWDEKMAAQPQMVEAYSVSPDGLKYAFRLRPGLKFHDGTPVTSADVIPSIKRLYATDTLAQKLADLTASIEAVDDRSFTLTLKEPYPWVEFSLGGVHNTTGIMRKQEATVDPGTAVTESIGSGPFRFVKSEWVPGAKIIWEKNPDYVPRTEPASGMAGGKVVKVDRLEFLIIPDPATQFAALTKGEVDYIEEPSLDLIPTVEKNPDIVTGQVFPLGFYGVIRPNALHPPFNNVKARQALQYMVDQREYAAAAFGSEKFWRTCYSYWICGGPNGSEVGSDGFRKPDLEKAKQLLAESGYKGEKIVLMDPGDLPMYHALTLVTIERMRKIGFNVDVQAMDWGGITARRAKKDPPDAGGWNIFHTTTGAAPMSSPLTSVVTSLTCDGKNWVGWPCDEQAEKLRDQFVRETDQAKRMKILDQLNARLWEVAPLILLGQYDQPFVWRKNVTGVLKTSIPVFWNIDKS from the coding sequence ATGCCTATGGGAACGAAGAATGCTTCGCGCCTGACGACCTGGCTTGCCGTTGCCGTTGCGACAGCGATGCCGGGAGCGGCGATCGCGCAGCAGAAGGTGCTGAGGGTCGTGCCGGCCACCGATCTCAAGGTGATCGACCCGTTCCAGACGACGGCGATGGCATCCAAGATGCACAGCGCCCTCGTCTACGATCAGCTCTTCGGCTGGGACGAGAAGATGGCGGCGCAGCCGCAGATGGTCGAGGCCTACAGTGTCTCGCCTGATGGACTCAAATACGCCTTCCGGCTGCGCCCCGGTCTCAAGTTCCATGACGGCACGCCGGTCACCTCCGCCGATGTCATTCCCTCGATCAAGCGCCTTTATGCGACCGACACGCTGGCGCAGAAGCTGGCCGACTTGACCGCCTCGATCGAGGCCGTCGACGACCGCTCCTTCACGCTCACCCTCAAGGAGCCCTATCCCTGGGTCGAGTTCTCCCTGGGTGGCGTGCACAACACCACCGGCATCATGCGCAAGCAGGAGGCGACGGTCGACCCGGGGACGGCGGTCACCGAGTCGATCGGCTCCGGCCCGTTCCGCTTCGTCAAGAGCGAGTGGGTGCCCGGCGCCAAGATCATCTGGGAGAAGAATCCGGACTACGTGCCGCGCACCGAGCCCGCCAGCGGCATGGCCGGCGGCAAAGTGGTAAAGGTCGACCGGCTCGAATTCCTGATCATTCCCGATCCCGCCACCCAGTTCGCCGCGCTCACCAAGGGCGAGGTCGACTACATCGAGGAACCCTCGCTCGATCTCATCCCGACGGTGGAGAAGAATCCCGACATCGTCACCGGCCAGGTCTTCCCCTTGGGCTTCTACGGCGTCATCCGTCCGAACGCACTCCATCCGCCCTTCAACAACGTCAAGGCCCGCCAGGCGCTGCAATACATGGTGGACCAGCGCGAATATGCAGCCGCCGCCTTCGGCAGCGAGAAGTTCTGGCGCACCTGCTACTCCTACTGGATCTGCGGTGGCCCCAACGGATCGGAGGTCGGCTCCGACGGCTTCCGCAAGCCCGATCTGGAGAAGGCGAAGCAGCTCTTGGCCGAATCCGGCTACAAGGGCGAGAAGATCGTGCTGATGGATCCGGGCGATCTGCCGATGTACCACGCGCTCACTCTGGTCACGATCGAGCGCATGAGGAAGATCGGCTTCAACGTCGATGTGCAGGCCATGGATTGGGGCGGCATCACCGCCCGGCGGGCAAAGAAGGATCCGCCGGACGCCGGCGGCTGGAACATCTTCCACACCACCACCGGAGCCGCGCCGATGTCGAGCCCGCTGACCTCCGTCGTCACCAGCCTCACCTGCGACGGCAAGAATTGGGTCGGCTGGCCTTGCGACGAGCAGGCGGAGAAGCTCCGCGACCAGTTCGTGCGCGAGACCGATCAGGCCAAGCGCATGAAGATCCTGGACCAGCTCAATGCCAGGCTCTGGGAGGTGGCGCCGCTCATCCTCTTAGGCCAGTACGACCAGCCCTTCGTCTGGCGGAAGAACGTGACCGGCGTGCTCAAGACCAGCATTCCGGTCTTCTGGAACATCGACAAGAGCTGA
- a CDS encoding class I SAM-dependent methyltransferase, with product MTAEHDAETRRQRGLWSTTARAWTRWADRMEAMAERFNRPLVEAVRVNPGERALDLASGAGEPGITLARALGPEGEAVLTDLALPMLQGARRRADERGLANIRFAVANAEALGFGEASFHAVTCRFGLMFFPRPVVALCESLRVLKPGGRAAYMVWGPRADNPMFEISEAALEEVLGPDPNPRDPFRFAAPGVVGEMFNEAGFAAVDEIEHRFERKAPLGEKFWQAGLEMGGGGRLENASDALLEALDQSVQRRLEPYRAADGYRLGAHIRIIVGRKP from the coding sequence ATGACGGCGGAGCACGACGCCGAGACCAGGCGCCAGCGCGGCCTGTGGAGCACCACTGCGCGCGCCTGGACCCGCTGGGCCGATCGCATGGAGGCGATGGCCGAGCGCTTCAATCGGCCCCTGGTGGAGGCGGTCCGGGTCAATCCAGGCGAACGGGCCTTGGATCTCGCCTCAGGCGCAGGCGAGCCCGGCATCACCCTTGCCCGCGCGCTAGGACCTGAGGGCGAGGCCGTGCTCACGGATTTGGCCTTGCCCATGCTCCAGGGCGCCCGGCGGCGAGCAGACGAGCGCGGCCTCGCCAATATCCGCTTCGCCGTCGCCAATGCGGAAGCGCTCGGCTTTGGCGAGGCGAGCTTCCATGCCGTCACCTGCCGGTTCGGGCTCATGTTCTTTCCGCGGCCGGTGGTGGCGCTCTGCGAGAGTCTGCGCGTCTTGAAGCCCGGAGGCCGGGCGGCCTACATGGTCTGGGGGCCGCGCGCGGACAATCCGATGTTCGAGATCAGCGAGGCGGCGCTCGAAGAGGTTCTGGGGCCTGATCCCAATCCCCGCGACCCCTTCCGCTTCGCCGCGCCCGGCGTCGTGGGGGAGATGTTCAACGAAGCCGGCTTCGCCGCGGTGGACGAAATCGAGCATCGCTTCGAGCGCAAGGCGCCCTTGGGCGAGAAGTTCTGGCAGGCGGGCCTGGAGATGGGCGGCGGCGGCCGGCTGGAGAACGCCAGCGACGCACTCCTCGAGGCGCTCGACCAATCCGTCCAGAGGCGCCTCGAACCCTATCGTGCCGCCGATGGCTACCGGCTCGGCGCCCACATCCGCATCATCGTCGGGCGAAAGCCGTAG
- a CDS encoding phosphatidylserine decarboxylase, with amino-acid sequence MVMRIAYNKGKFVNAGLDKASLDNERNGVRLLLEDGRDLAFVQIAGLIARRIVCRLKEGEMVRTGERFGMIRFGSRADVYLPDGIAPLVAVGQRAIAGETVLADLNLTEPPRLGEIR; translated from the coding sequence CATGGTCATGCGCATCGCCTACAACAAGGGCAAGTTCGTCAACGCCGGCCTCGACAAGGCGAGCCTCGACAACGAGCGCAACGGCGTGCGCCTCCTGCTCGAGGACGGCCGCGATCTCGCCTTCGTGCAGATCGCCGGGCTCATCGCCCGGCGGATCGTCTGCCGGCTCAAGGAAGGAGAGATGGTCAGGACCGGCGAGCGCTTCGGCATGATCCGCTTCGGCAGCCGCGCCGATGTGTATCTGCCCGACGGCATCGCGCCCCTGGTCGCGGTCGGCCAGCGCGCGATCGCTGGCGAGACGGTGCTGGCCGATCTCAATTTGACCGAGCCGCCACGCCTGGGCGAGATCCGATGA
- a CDS encoding Gfo/Idh/MocA family oxidoreductase codes for MAHGIGFIGLGIMGQRMLASLALNPRVEAVAVWDPNPAACARTKKSHPRLRIARGSSELVADPGVACVYIASPPSTHLTHAATAFDAGKAVLSEKPLGVDTEESDRMVARVEREVHRAAINFPFASSPAALALKDMLAADAVGTPERIEIETVFAEWPRPWQADARWLCLREEGGFVREVVSHFLFLTRRLIGPLAVKASKTSYPDDGRSAETAIAADLTAAGIPVRLTGGVRGMAADSNAWTASGAKGHLRLHDWTNLSREQAGSWSPVDLGPGELRPRSAKAQLDGVADMIEGKPHGLASFRDGLEVQRAVEELLSRTR; via the coding sequence ATGGCTCACGGCATCGGCTTCATTGGTCTCGGCATCATGGGCCAGCGCATGCTGGCGAGCCTTGCTCTCAATCCTCGGGTGGAAGCGGTCGCGGTGTGGGATCCGAACCCTGCCGCGTGCGCGCGGACGAAGAAGAGCCATCCCCGGCTCCGCATCGCCAGGGGCTCCTCGGAGCTCGTCGCCGATCCGGGCGTCGCCTGCGTCTACATCGCCTCGCCGCCTTCGACCCACCTCACCCACGCCGCTACCGCATTCGACGCCGGGAAAGCGGTGCTCTCCGAGAAGCCGCTTGGCGTCGACACCGAAGAGAGCGACCGGATGGTGGCAAGGGTCGAGCGCGAGGTGCATCGGGCAGCGATCAACTTCCCCTTCGCTTCCTCGCCCGCGGCACTCGCGCTCAAGGACATGCTCGCAGCGGACGCCGTCGGCACCCCCGAGCGCATCGAGATCGAGACCGTCTTCGCCGAATGGCCGCGACCATGGCAGGCGGACGCGCGCTGGCTCTGCCTGCGCGAAGAGGGCGGCTTCGTACGCGAGGTGGTCTCGCATTTTCTCTTTCTCACGCGACGCCTCATAGGTCCGCTCGCGGTGAAAGCCAGCAAGACCTCCTATCCCGATGACGGGCGATCGGCGGAGACCGCCATCGCCGCCGACCTCACCGCCGCGGGGATCCCGGTCAGGCTCACCGGGGGTGTGCGCGGCATGGCTGCCGACAGCAATGCGTGGACGGCATCGGGAGCCAAGGGCCACCTCCGTCTCCATGACTGGACCAACCTGTCGAGAGAGCAGGCCGGAAGCTGGAGTCCGGTCGATCTCGGCCCGGGCGAGCTGCGTCCACGCTCGGCCAAGGCGCAGCTCGACGGCGTCGCCGACATGATCGAAGGCAAGCCGCACGGGCTCGCCAGCTTTCGCGATGGCCTGGAGGTGCAGCGCGCAGTGGAAGAGCTGCTGAGCCGCACACGCTAA
- a CDS encoding ABC transporter substrate-binding protein yields the protein MSLRTSASATFRGSVAALALFAVGVVPAQAQQNVLRVVPSAEPKVFDPHQSGVNQTSMHVAMIYDTLFTWDSNLVSRPQMVGNYSVSADKLKYTFTLRPGLKFHDGTPVTTKDVLQTWKRQFVRDTQIQKLVDAVASTDKVDDQTFTLTLKEPFGFVEYLISGAKSIDDGILREKEALTDPYTPITEMVGSGPFTFNKAEYVPGAKLVYEKNRAYVPRNEPPDGQAGGKVVKVDRVEWLIIPDPATAYAALKKGEVDFIDSATLDLIKTVENDPNIVIGEVWPVETYGVLRPNSLLPPFNNVKARQALAYMVNQSEYLELAFGDKKWWHECYAFWVCGTPNGTEIGSDAYRKQNLDLARQLVKESGYNGEPVVMIGGADIPTFNAWTQMSAELLKKIGFKVDVQLSDWGAVAVRRAKKDPVSQGGWNLFHTSANGSHLASPLTSPSTIMTCDGKNFVGWPCDEVVEKIRDQYVRETDPAKQKALLEQMHRRLWEVVPYAMLGQFRQPFLWRKNVTGVLKTGTLVFWNIDKS from the coding sequence ATGTCGCTTCGGACCTCGGCCTCAGCAACGTTCCGCGGCTCGGTCGCCGCACTGGCGCTTTTCGCCGTCGGCGTCGTGCCCGCCCAAGCCCAGCAGAATGTGCTGCGCGTGGTGCCATCGGCCGAGCCCAAGGTGTTCGATCCGCACCAATCCGGCGTCAATCAGACCTCCATGCACGTGGCGATGATCTACGACACCTTGTTCACGTGGGACTCGAATCTCGTCTCCCGCCCGCAGATGGTGGGCAACTACTCGGTCTCCGCCGACAAGCTCAAATACACGTTCACCCTTAGGCCTGGCCTCAAGTTCCACGACGGCACGCCGGTCACCACCAAGGACGTGCTGCAGACATGGAAGCGGCAATTCGTCCGCGACACGCAGATTCAGAAGCTGGTCGACGCCGTCGCCTCCACCGACAAGGTCGACGACCAGACCTTCACCTTGACCCTCAAGGAACCCTTCGGCTTCGTCGAGTATCTGATCAGCGGCGCCAAGAGCATCGACGACGGCATTCTCCGGGAGAAGGAAGCGCTGACCGATCCCTACACGCCGATCACCGAGATGGTCGGCTCCGGCCCATTCACCTTCAACAAGGCCGAATACGTGCCCGGCGCCAAGCTCGTCTACGAGAAGAACCGTGCCTACGTGCCGCGCAACGAGCCGCCGGACGGCCAGGCCGGTGGCAAGGTGGTCAAGGTCGATCGCGTCGAGTGGCTGATCATCCCCGATCCGGCCACGGCCTATGCCGCGCTCAAGAAGGGCGAGGTCGATTTCATCGATTCCGCCACTCTCGATCTGATCAAAACCGTCGAGAACGATCCCAATATCGTCATCGGCGAAGTCTGGCCAGTCGAAACCTATGGCGTCTTGCGGCCGAACTCGCTGCTACCACCCTTCAACAATGTCAAAGCTCGGCAAGCGCTGGCTTATATGGTGAATCAGAGCGAGTATCTGGAGCTCGCCTTCGGCGACAAGAAGTGGTGGCACGAGTGCTACGCCTTCTGGGTCTGCGGCACGCCCAACGGCACCGAGATTGGCTCGGATGCCTACCGCAAGCAGAACCTGGACCTCGCTCGCCAGCTGGTGAAGGAGTCCGGCTACAACGGCGAACCGGTGGTGATGATCGGCGGTGCCGACATCCCCACCTTCAATGCCTGGACGCAGATGTCCGCCGAACTCCTGAAGAAGATCGGGTTCAAGGTCGATGTGCAGTTGAGCGACTGGGGGGCGGTCGCAGTCAGGCGCGCCAAGAAGGATCCGGTCTCGCAAGGTGGTTGGAACCTGTTCCATACCAGCGCCAACGGCTCGCATCTGGCGAGCCCGCTCACCAGCCCGTCCACCATCATGACCTGCGATGGCAAGAACTTCGTCGGCTGGCCCTGCGACGAGGTGGTCGAGAAGATCCGCGATCAATACGTGCGCGAGACCGACCCGGCGAAGCAGAAGGCGCTCCTGGAGCAGATGCACAGGCGGCTGTGGGAGGTGGTCCCCTATGCGATGTTGGGCCAGTTCCGCCAGCCCTTCCTGTGGCGGAAGAACGTGACCGGCGTGCTCAAGACCGGCACGCTGGTCTTCTGGAACATCGACAAGAGCTGA
- a CDS encoding PAS domain-containing protein, whose product MRARHEPRSGSTTQPDSRELYRYWLERHGGRPMPRRGDIDPVDIPALLPNLLLIDVEPEPLRFRYRLVGTRIVSYRQSLQVPDHTGRYVDDVAHHFGADQVIQQFANCVRSRGPVLCSGRFTFDSGASGGWERLTLPLSEDDGRVTMLLVFFTRFQVPARARAAMLEPAR is encoded by the coding sequence ATCCGAGCCCGCCATGAGCCTCGAAGCGGAAGCACAACCCAGCCCGACAGTCGGGAGCTCTACCGATACTGGCTCGAGCGACACGGCGGTCGGCCGATGCCGCGGCGGGGCGACATCGACCCCGTCGATATCCCCGCCCTGCTCCCCAACCTGCTGCTCATCGACGTCGAGCCGGAACCCTTGCGGTTCCGTTATCGGCTGGTCGGCACCCGCATCGTCTCCTATCGGCAATCCCTGCAGGTTCCCGATCATACCGGGCGTTATGTCGATGACGTCGCGCATCATTTCGGCGCCGACCAGGTGATCCAGCAGTTCGCGAACTGCGTGCGGAGCCGCGGCCCGGTTCTCTGCTCAGGGCGCTTCACCTTCGACTCCGGCGCCTCCGGGGGCTGGGAACGCCTGACGCTGCCTTTGTCGGAGGATGACGGGAGGGTGACGATGCTGCTGGTGTTCTTCACCCGCTTCCAGGTCCCGGCCCGAGCCCGGGCGGCAATGCTGGAGCCGGCCCGATGA
- a CDS encoding alpha/beta hydrolase, protein MAEKIAWEHRTVAAEHARIALRVAGSGKTVVMLPGLGRSSDDLLPLAERVIGAGYRVALPMPRGLGASQGPMAGITLHDLAADVAAAIAALGKSPVVLVGQAFGNRVARMLAADRPELISAVVLLGASGKVAGGPELPAANERAKNPALPLAERLAAARLTMVGPGRDPTPWLDGWNEPVAKVYLAAAAATPMDEWWTAGTARVLIVQGLADVMAPPANGRMLLGELGSRGSLVELEGIGHSLPVEAPDEVAAVVIDFLRKL, encoded by the coding sequence ATGGCTGAGAAGATCGCCTGGGAGCATCGAACCGTCGCCGCGGAGCACGCGCGGATCGCGCTGCGCGTTGCCGGTAGTGGCAAGACGGTGGTGATGCTGCCGGGTCTAGGCCGCAGCTCCGATGATCTCTTGCCCTTGGCCGAGCGGGTGATCGGGGCGGGCTATCGCGTCGCACTGCCGATGCCGCGCGGCCTCGGGGCAAGCCAAGGACCGATGGCGGGCATCACCCTCCACGACCTCGCCGCCGACGTGGCCGCGGCCATCGCCGCGCTCGGCAAGAGCCCGGTCGTGCTGGTCGGCCAGGCCTTCGGCAACCGCGTCGCCCGCATGCTGGCCGCCGATCGGCCGGAGCTGATCTCCGCCGTGGTGCTGCTCGGCGCCAGCGGCAAGGTGGCGGGCGGGCCGGAGCTGCCGGCCGCGAACGAGCGCGCCAAGAACCCGGCGCTGCCGCTGGCCGAGCGGCTGGCGGCCGCGCGGCTGACCATGGTCGGCCCCGGCCGCGACCCCACGCCCTGGCTTGACGGCTGGAACGAACCGGTCGCCAAGGTCTATCTGGCCGCAGCCGCGGCCACGCCGATGGACGAATGGTGGACCGCCGGCACGGCGCGCGTGCTGATTGTACAGGGCCTCGCCGACGTCATGGCGCCGCCTGCCAATGGCAGGATGCTCTTGGGCGAGCTGGGCAGCCGGGGCAGCCTGGTCGAGCTCGAAGGCATCGGCCACTCGCTCCCGGTCGAGGCACCCGATGAGGTTGCCGCGGTGGTCATCGACTTCTTGCGCAAGCTGTAG